The genomic stretch TGTAATGGCCCAAGCGGGGAGTAAAGTATTGGTCATAGATGCAGACTTAAGGCGCCCTGCTATACATAAAGTATTTGGTGTTAGTAATAAAGTGGGACTTACAAATCTTCTTGTTGAAAATAAAAATTTTGAAGAGATAGTTCAAAAAGATGGTGTTGAGGGGCTGGATTTGATAACATCTGGACCTATTCCACCAAACCCAGCTGAACTTCTGGGTTCCAAGAAATTTGAAAATTTCTTAAATACAATTAGCCAAAGTTACGATTACATAATCATAGATACGCCACCCTGTGGAAGCTTAACAGATGCAGCTATTATTGGTAGAATTGTAGATGGTGTAATTTTGGTAGCAGCTGCAGGTGAAGTACAGATTGAAGCAATCCAGCAGGCAAAGGAGAACTTGCAAAAGGTCAATGCCAACATAATAGGTGTTGTTTTAAATAAAGTAAAACGACAAACGTCAAGCTACTATTATTACTATTACTACTACTATTATTACCAAGATGAAAACGGAGAGGTTGTCAAGAAAAAGAAGACAGGCAGGAGAAGAAAGAAAGATGATAGATATACACTGCCATCTGATGGTGGGCGTTGATGATGGTGCAGAAGATTTGGATGAAGCAAAAAAAATGATTAAGCTTGCAAAGAAAGAGGGTATAAATGAAATAATAGTGACACCACATTATACCTCAAGGCTCAAAGTTATATATGACAATAAATTTGAAGAGATTCAAAAAATAGCCCTTCAGGAAGGGGTGATGCTACATAGAGGGTGTGAATACAAACTTCAAGATGCTTTAGTTCAAAAAAGTGATCTGATTACACTTGGTGGTTCTGACTATGTGCTGATCGAAATTACCCAAGGTTTTCTGGCAGAATATGTACTAAATCAGGTTTATGAGCTAAAACTTTGTGGTTATGAAGTAATAATTGCTCATCCAGAAAGGTCGTTTGAGAAAAAGGATATTGACAAGCTAAAAAAGTTAGCAGAAATGAATGTTTACTTTCAACTGACGGCGGCAAGCTTTATCGGTGCATTTGGCAGGCAAATTAAGAAGTTTTCAGAAGAGTTGCTTGAAAGAGGGCTTTGTCATTTTATTGCGTCAGATGCTCACAACAAAAGCTCAAGGCAGTTTTATTTTCAAGAGGCGAAAAAATATCTAAAAGATACCTACAA from Caldicellulosiruptor kronotskyensis 2002 encodes the following:
- a CDS encoding CpsD/CapB family tyrosine-protein kinase — protein: MNAVKEVIALYNPRSPITESYRMLRTNIQYSSLDKPIKTIVVTSTGPSEGKTVTCANLAVVMAQAGSKVLVIDADLRRPAIHKVFGVSNKVGLTNLLVENKNFEEIVQKDGVEGLDLITSGPIPPNPAELLGSKKFENFLNTISQSYDYIIIDTPPCGSLTDAAIIGRIVDGVILVAAAGEVQIEAIQQAKENLQKVNANIIGVVLNKVKRQTSSYYYYYYYYYYYQDENGEVVKKKKTGRRRKKDDRYTLPSDGGR
- a CDS encoding tyrosine-protein phosphatase encodes the protein MIDIHCHLMVGVDDGAEDLDEAKKMIKLAKKEGINEIIVTPHYTSRLKVIYDNKFEEIQKIALQEGVMLHRGCEYKLQDALVQKSDLITLGGSDYVLIEITQGFLAEYVLNQVYELKLCGYEVIIAHPERSFEKKDIDKLKKLAEMNVYFQLTAASFIGAFGRQIKKFSEELLERGLCHFIASDAHNKSSRQFYFQEAKKYLKDTYNEHWQIDLLFEQNQKAILNGSGEFTAQRLTRKNFLKRLLGSIGRYG